In Acanthopagrus latus isolate v.2019 chromosome 16, fAcaLat1.1, whole genome shotgun sequence, one DNA window encodes the following:
- the LOC119004372 gene encoding potassium voltage-gated channel subfamily S member 3-like: MVYGQIFHRHNPDECFININVGGFKQRIEHQVLKRFPQTRLGRLVCCSSKEAILELCDDFSSSEMEFYFDRNPLFFCYVLNFYLTGKIHLVDGLCVFSFVQEIEYWGIKERHLDLCCSNKYYELTALAEHKSWDQRSNELQLHSSASSVEELSASEDNIEMFEGSWCADVRRNIWIRLENPGYSTSAKVMAVASISVVIISIVALCIHSMQDLHQVDLNEKEIENPVLSFCESFCVLFFSAEFILRLAVAPSARKFMHSPLNIIDVLSVMPYYVTIACDIMDEGESTDLENVGKVVQILRLMRVFRILKLARHSAGLRSLGATLQHSSREVGQLVLFLSVGIFMFSALIYCVEKECQESTLQNIPVGWWWATISMTTVGYGDTFPVTLAGKMIGTLCIICGLLIVALPITNIFNKFSKFYQKQKHIDSRQNNN; the protein is encoded by the coding sequence ATGGTGTATGGACAGATCTTTCACCGGCACAACCCTGATGAGTGCTTTATCAATATCAATGTTGGTGGTTTCAAACAACGAATAGAGCACCAAGTTTTGAAAAGATTCCCACAGACACGTCTGGGTCGCCTTGTGTGTTGTAGCTCCAAAGAAGCAATCCTGGAGCTCTGCGATGATTTCAGTTCCTCTGAAATGGAGTTCTACTTTGACCgaaatccactttttttctgcTATGTTCTCAACTTTTACCTCACAGGCAAAATCCACCTGGTAGAtgggttgtgtgttttctcatttgttcaAGAGATTGAGTACTGGGGCATCAAGGAGCGCCATCTGGACCTCTGCTGCAGTAACAAATACTATGAACTGACGGCACTCGCTGAGCATAAGAGCTGGGATCAGAGGAGCAATGAACTACAACTCCACAGCTCTGCCTCATCGGTTGAGGAGCTGTCAGCTTCGGAAGACAACATAGAAATGTTTGAAGGTTCCTGGTGTGCTGATGTCCGCAGGAATATTTGGATCCGACTTGAGAATCCTGGTTACTCAACTTCAGCAAAAGTGATGGCTGTAGCATCCATAAGTGTTGTCATTATCTCTATTGTTGCCTTGTGCATTCACAGCATGCAAGACCTCCATCAAGTGGATCTCAATGAGAAGGAGATTGAAAACCCAGTGCTGAGTTTCTGTGAGAGCTTCTGTGTTCTGTTCTTCTCTGCAGAGTTCATTCTTCGTTTGGCTGTTGCACCATCAGCCAGGAAGTTCATGCACAGCCCTCTCAACATTATTGATGTACTGTCAGTCATGCCCTATTATGTCACAATAGCCTGTGATATAATGGATGAAGGGGAGAGCACAGACCTGGAGAATGTTGGCAAAGTGGTGCAGATCTTGAGGTTGATGCGAGTGTTTCGCATCCTAAAACTTGCTCGCCACTCAGCAGGTCTTCGCTCTCTTGGCGCTACACTGCAACACAGCTCCCGTGAAGTAGGGCAGCTGGTGCTTTTCTTGTCTGTGggcattttcatgttttctgctcTCATTTACTGTGTAGAGAAAGAATGTCAGGAGTCGACGCTGCAGAATATCCCTGTTGGCTGGTGGTGGGCCACCATTAGCATGACTACAGTGGGCTATggagacacatttcctgttaCCCTTGCTGGGAAGATGATAGGTACACTGTGCATCATCTGTGGGCTGCTGATTGTGGCTCTGCCCATTACTAACATCTTCAATAAATTCTCCAAGTTctatcagaaacagaaacacatagATAGCAGACAAAACAATAACTGA